The following proteins are co-located in the Spirosoma montaniterrae genome:
- a CDS encoding CHAT domain-containing protein produces the protein MRIYYWVLLLSLSLLGAVLYGQESDGDRLARACHQRASAYYNTPNPTDETDSLALLFYRRALKYSRLSPATAALVFDCHEKIGIYGQTFDNQQEALLNYRRAIAICRQYKLSDSLLFIPYLYTGSVHFYQQSYDSTTYYFEQAENLFQRYRRLPEAQRLFNSLGVLYHETGNYRQSINYFQKALQLMLAKPKTDSAALYSYKSNIATALRNLNQYDSAATIYKSLLPITQNRNKLYTNLGIVYLSKHQPAEALRYLLKVETDSTNAIIVRNALAETYLQQLRYTSAETSLNQSLQVVSRYGNQSKKNSHVGLTYKLLGDIARQQNQIWRALNYYQQSIIQLDLDFASTDVYRNPQNYAQGFSSYLLFESLVAKAECWRSLHRKRPNNQHRQAAISTYLSAFRLADYIEKSFDNEEARLFTVQKAYPVYKQVVAFLIQTYEETGDATYLNEAFCWSEKSKAAVLAIGLKENAAKSISGIPDSLLSRERNLHLSLSRLMMKVENAVDDAETETLTGQLRDTELELSRLTDKLHDYPAYYRLKFSFDSVNVAHLQRNVLGKQTALLSYFWADTTLFGFVLTAKQLRYFRVSQRSSLNQALGGLLTQLKTVSPGRAFGGHIYAESLYNKLVLPAEPYLTTVKSLIIIPHDELTLLPFETLHDHSRAYLLERFDVTYQYAASFLQSRLQSPPNLDQMLSVAPFDKPTNSGEFAPLTASRQEISSLGGEKLTSRFATKANFLRMAADYPVIHLATHAVADNVNPLRSFIAFYPTSYASNRLHAHEINYGTLPNTELVFLSACETASGKLVRGEGVMSLSRAFSLAGCPNLVTSLWKAEDNATAYISSRFYRHLRQGMPFSRALQAAKLDLLRDRQQVQFHSPQYWSHLIYIGTPARTSASWAVWLLLTLGGLGAGGWFWRYRRNKQKRLPAGNA, from the coding sequence ATGCGTATTTACTACTGGGTATTACTACTTAGCCTTAGCCTGCTTGGTGCAGTACTCTACGGGCAGGAAAGTGACGGAGACCGGTTAGCGAGGGCGTGCCATCAGCGGGCTTCGGCTTACTATAATACGCCCAATCCGACTGATGAAACCGATAGCCTTGCGCTACTTTTCTACCGCCGTGCGCTGAAGTATTCCCGCTTAAGCCCAGCCACCGCTGCGTTGGTGTTCGACTGCCATGAGAAAATTGGTATTTACGGGCAAACGTTTGATAATCAACAGGAAGCGTTGCTCAATTATCGGCGGGCCATTGCCATTTGCAGGCAATACAAGTTGTCTGATTCGTTGCTGTTTATCCCGTACCTGTACACCGGCTCGGTGCATTTTTACCAGCAATCATACGATTCGACGACGTATTATTTCGAGCAGGCCGAAAACCTGTTCCAGCGGTATCGCCGACTGCCCGAAGCGCAGCGACTCTTCAATTCGCTGGGGGTGCTGTATCACGAAACCGGCAACTATCGGCAGAGCATCAACTACTTCCAGAAGGCACTGCAACTGATGCTGGCGAAACCCAAAACAGACAGTGCCGCCCTGTACAGCTACAAAAGCAACATCGCAACGGCACTGCGAAACCTGAATCAGTACGATTCGGCGGCCACCATCTACAAAAGCCTGCTGCCCATCACCCAGAACCGAAATAAGCTGTACACCAACCTCGGCATCGTGTACCTCAGCAAACACCAGCCCGCCGAAGCCCTGCGCTATCTGCTGAAGGTGGAAACCGATTCAACCAACGCAATCATTGTGCGTAACGCGCTGGCCGAAACCTACCTACAGCAACTGCGCTATACCAGTGCCGAAACAAGCCTGAACCAGTCTTTGCAGGTAGTGAGCCGGTATGGTAATCAGTCAAAAAAAAACAGCCATGTCGGACTGACCTATAAACTGCTCGGCGACATAGCCCGGCAGCAGAACCAAATCTGGCGTGCCCTGAATTACTACCAGCAATCGATAATTCAGTTAGACCTCGATTTTGCCTCTACCGACGTTTACCGTAATCCACAAAACTATGCGCAGGGTTTCAGCAGCTATCTGCTGTTTGAAAGCCTCGTTGCCAAGGCCGAATGCTGGCGCAGCCTGCACCGGAAACGCCCCAATAACCAGCACCGGCAGGCAGCTATCAGCACGTACCTGTCGGCGTTTCGGCTGGCCGATTACATCGAAAAATCATTCGACAATGAAGAAGCCCGGCTGTTTACGGTGCAGAAAGCCTACCCCGTTTACAAGCAGGTGGTAGCTTTTCTGATACAAACCTATGAAGAAACCGGCGATGCTACCTACCTGAACGAAGCCTTCTGCTGGAGCGAAAAAAGTAAAGCGGCAGTGCTGGCTATCGGGCTGAAAGAAAATGCGGCCAAGTCGATTTCGGGCATTCCCGATTCGCTGCTGTCGCGCGAGCGGAATCTGCACCTGAGCCTGTCGCGGCTGATGATGAAAGTTGAGAACGCCGTTGACGATGCCGAGACCGAAACGCTGACCGGACAGTTGCGCGATACCGAACTGGAACTGTCGCGGCTGACCGACAAACTGCACGACTACCCGGCCTACTATCGGCTGAAATTTAGCTTCGACAGTGTTAACGTAGCTCATCTGCAACGTAATGTGCTGGGAAAGCAAACGGCCCTGCTATCGTATTTCTGGGCCGATACAACGCTGTTTGGTTTTGTACTGACGGCAAAGCAACTTCGGTATTTTCGGGTGTCGCAGCGTTCTTCTCTCAATCAGGCTCTGGGCGGTTTACTTACGCAGTTGAAGACCGTTTCGCCGGGGCGGGCGTTTGGGGGGCACATCTACGCCGAGTCGCTGTATAACAAGCTGGTTCTGCCTGCCGAACCGTATCTGACCACTGTTAAATCATTGATTATAATTCCGCACGATGAACTGACCCTGCTGCCCTTCGAGACGCTCCACGACCATAGCCGGGCCTACCTGCTCGAACGCTTCGACGTGACGTATCAATATGCGGCTTCGTTTCTGCAAAGCCGACTACAAAGTCCGCCCAATCTTGACCAAATGCTCTCGGTTGCCCCTTTCGATAAGCCGACTAATTCAGGTGAATTTGCGCCACTGACGGCTTCCCGGCAGGAAATTAGTTCGCTGGGTGGCGAAAAACTGACCAGCCGGTTTGCTACCAAAGCCAATTTTCTGCGCATGGCCGCCGATTATCCGGTCATTCATCTGGCTACCCACGCCGTTGCCGATAACGTAAACCCGCTACGTTCGTTTATTGCTTTTTACCCTACCAGCTACGCCAGCAACCGGCTTCATGCCCACGAGATCAACTACGGTACGCTGCCCAATACCGAACTGGTTTTTTTGAGTGCATGTGAAACAGCCAGCGGAAAACTGGTTCGGGGTGAGGGGGTTATGAGCCTGTCGAGGGCATTTTCGCTGGCAGGTTGCCCCAATCTCGTTACCTCGCTCTGGAAAGCCGAAGACAATGCCACGGCGTATATCAGCAGCCGGTTTTATCGGCATCTGCGTCAGGGAATGCCTTTTTCGCGGGCGTTGCAGGCAGCCAAATTAGACCTCCTCCGCGACCGGCAGCAGGTTCAGTTTCATTCGCCCCAATACTGGTCGCATCTGATTTACATTGGCACCCCCGCCCGAACCAGTGCATCGTGGGCCGTTTGGTTGCTGCTTACGCTCGGCGGGTTGGGGGCAGGCGGGTGGTTCTGGCGGTATCGGCGCAACAAACAAAAGCGTCTCCCGGCGGGAAACGCTTGA